A section of the Hevea brasiliensis isolate MT/VB/25A 57/8 chromosome 17, ASM3005281v1, whole genome shotgun sequence genome encodes:
- the LOC110633459 gene encoding pentatricopeptide repeat-containing protein At4g17616, which yields MALISTRKVFLKPCIVKSCLHGFVMASANQKTALISYHGGELLVEKSFRRFQVINVFCKQNQFVNFKPFSSSTKPESIGWEVSSHAVLLRKLEVSLEYHQVDEAWVTFNDFKSLYGFPRDSLVSRLITELSYSSDPHWLQKACTLVLEILKEKSSLLKTEILTKLALSLARAQMPIPASIILRVMLERENMPPVSVLQLIVLHMVKSEIGTYLASNFLIQICDYVLRLSEKRSELKKMMKPDTMIFNLVLDACVRFKSYLKGQEILEWMSQTNVIADAHSIIIISQIYEINGLRDEIKKLKDHIDRVSAAFVCHYQRFYDCLLNLHFKFDDLDAAAKLLLDMNGSWGSIPSKKTREEMQKPYLVSIGSQNLRAGLKIQIVPELLQKDSVIKVEDKTELVIFKNGKLLPTNRALAKLIHCYKRDQRIAKLSKVLLSMQKDFQTLGESNLCSDVIDACIRLGWLETAHDVLENTEAAGFPVGLTAYMSLLTAYYSQGMFKEAEALLRQIRKAGLVSNLSGEIVASAGLLETTGNMSSSVSESDLADFLVEEVREEEKVIPSMIYKLNASIYFFCKAKMMGDALRTYRRMQMMGIQPTVQTFSFLIYGYSSLQRYRDITVLWGDIKRSMKSRNIVLSRDLYELLLMNFIRGGYFERVTEVVGYMKEHNMYTDKWMYKSEFLKLHKNLYKGVKASEARNEVQRKRLEFVQTFRKWVDID from the coding sequence ATGGCACTAATTTCTACAAGGAAAGTTTTTTTGAAACCATGCATCGTCAAGAGTTGTTTGCATGGATTTGTTATGGCTTCTGCTAACCAGAAGACTGCCTTAATTTCATATCATGGCGGTGAATTGTTAGTTGAGAAAAGTTTTAGAAGGTTTCAAGTCATAAATGTATTCTGTAAACAGAATCAATTTGTCAATTTTAAACCTTTTTCTAGTAGTACCAAGCCTGAAAGTATAGGTTGGGAAGTTTCCTCTCATGCTGTTCTTTTGAGAAAGCTTGAAGTTTCTTTGGAGTATCACCAGGTAGATGAAGCATGGGTAACTTTTAATGACTTCAAAAGCTTGTATGGTTTTCCTAGAGATTCTTTGGTGAGCAGGTTGATCACTGAACTGTCCTACTCATCTGATCCTCACTGGCTACAAAAAGCATGTACTTTAGTCTTGGAAATTTTGAAAGAGAAATCCAGTTTGCTTAAGACTGAAATCCTAACCAAGCTTGCACTCTCTTTAGCAAGAGCGCAGATGCCTATTCCTGCCTCTATTATCCTTAGAGTGATGCTAGAGAGAGAGAATATGCCCCCTGTAAGCGTATTACAATTAATTGTTTTGCATATGGTGAAGTCAGAGATTGGCACATACCTGGCATCCAATTTCTTGATTCAGATTTGTGATTATGTTCTGCGTTTAAGTGAAAAAAGAAGTGAACTTAAAAAGATGATGAAACCTGATACAATGATCTTCAACCTTGTTCTGGATGCCTGTGTGAGGTTTAAGTCATATCTAAAAGGCCAAGAGATCTTGGAATGGATGTCACAAACCAATGTGATTGCTGATGCACACTCAATCATCATTATTTCCCAGATCTATGAAATAAATGGTCTGAGAGATGAGATCAAAAAATTAAAAGATCATATTGATAGAGTATCTGCGGCTTTTGTTTGTCATTACCAGCGGTTCTATGATTGCTTGTTGAACTTGCATTTTAAGTTTGATGACCTTGATGCTGCCGCTAAGCTTCTGTTAGATATGAATGGATCCTGGGGATCTATTCCTAGTAAAAAAACTAGAGAGGAAATGCAAAAACCTTACCTTGTTTCAATTGGATCTCAAAATCTGAGGGCTGGGTTGAAGATACAAATTGTGCCTGAGCTGCTGCAGAAGGATTCTGTTATCAAAGTGGAGGATAAAACAGAACTTGTAATCTTTAAGAATGGGAAGCTTCTCCCTACTAATAGAGCCCTGGCAAAGCTCATCCACTGTTACAAGAGAGATCAGAGAATTGCCAAGCTTTCAAAGGTTTTACTAAGCATGCAAAAGGATTTTCAGACACTGGGAGAATCCAATTTATGTTCTGATGTGATTGATGCTTGCATTCGTTTAGGTTGGCTGGAGACTGCTCATGATGTCTTAGAAAACACAGAAGCGGCTGGATTTCCTGTGGGCTTGACTGCATACATGTCTCTCTTAACAGCTTATTATAGTCAAGGCATGTTCAAAGAAGCTGAGGCCCTACTAAGACAAATTAGGAAGGCTGGTTTAGTATCAAATTTGTCTGGTGAGATAGTTGCTTCTGCTGGTCTTTTAGAAACAACAGGTAATATGTCATCTTCTGTTAGTGAATCAGATCTGGCTGACTTCTTGGTTGAAGAAGTGAGAGAGGAGGAGAAGGTGATTCCTTCTATGATCTACAAGTTAAATGCTTCTATTTACTTCTTTTGCAAGGCCAAAATGATGGGTGATGCTCTGAGGACATACCGAAGAATGCAAATGATGGGAATCCAACCCACAGTGCAAACTTTTTCCTTTCTAATATATGGATATTCTTCTCTGCAAAGGTATCGAGATATTACAGTCTTATGGGGGGACATCAAGAGGAGCATGAAGAGCAGGAATATAGTGCTGAGCAGGGACCTATATGAACTCTTGCTCATGAACTTCATCCGAGGTGGTTATTTTGAGAGGGTGACGGAGGTTGTTGGTTACATGAAAGAGCATAATATGTACACTGACAAGTGGATGTATAAAAGCGAGTTTCTGAAGCTTCATAAGAATCTGTACAAAGGTGTAAAAGCATCAGAGGCAAGAAATGAGGTTCAAAGAAAGAGGCTTGAATTTGTTCAAACATTTAGGAAATGGGTTGATATTGATTAA
- the LOC110633464 gene encoding protein LIGHT-DEPENDENT SHORT HYPOCOTYLS 4-like codes for MSAAIAAAAAAAVVCNSTGSSRNGNHHQQLQQVTSSPPPLPPPLPSLPLSRYESQKRRDWNTFGQYLRNHRPPLALSRCSGAHVLEFLRYLDQFGKTKVHNQTCPFFGHPHPPAPCPCPLKQAWGSLDALIGRLRAAFEENGGLPETNPFGARAVRLYLREVRDAQAKARGIAYEKKKRKKPQQQQQQQQLQSSNDYNNQIQQGGSAAGRVGDRRGGFVERNMASRGIVNMGNFSILN; via the coding sequence ATGTCAGCTGCAATCGCCGCTGCCGCCGCCGCCGCGGTGGTTTGCAATTCTACAGGCTCATCAAGAAATGGGAACCATCATCAACAGCTGCAGCAGGTAACCtcatcaccaccaccactcccCCCTCCACTGCCATCACTCCCATTAAGTCGTTATGAATCCCAAAAGAGGCGAGACTGGAATACTTTTGGTCAGTACCTGAGAAATCACCGCCCACCCTTAGCACTATCCCGGTGCAGCGGGGCTCATGTGCTAGAGTTCTTGAGGTATCTTGACCAGTTTGGCAAGACAAAGGTGCATAACCAGACTTGCCCTTTTTTTGGCCACCCGCACCCACCAGCTCCCTGCCCTTGTCCACTTAAGCAGGCCTGGGGGAGCCTCGACGCGCTGATCGGACGCCTCCGAGCAGCCTTCGAGGAGAACGGCGGGCTGCCGGAGACAAACCCTTTTGGAGCACGCGCCGTGAGACTATACCTTAGGGAAGTGAGAGATGCACAAGCTAAGGCAAGAGGGATAGCCTacgagaagaagaaaagaaagaagccaCAGCAGCAACAGCAACAGCAACAGTTGCAATCTTCAAATGATTATAATAATCAAATTCAGCAAGGTGGTAGTGCCGCTGGTAGAGTCGGTGACCGCCGTGGTGGATTTGTTGAAAGAAACATGGCAAGTAGGGGCATAGTTAATATGGGGAATTTCTCTATACTGAACTAA
- the LOC110633450 gene encoding probable WRKY transcription factor 14 isoform X1, producing the protein MCSFFGLEMDNYQGDLTDIVRASAGALGQSDAPVSNWEFPSKPLNLSFSSSAAMEDNRDNVFGDPFCNMRDPLLHELNVAATSGYFSSPNSTDHMLSSSLDGTSNDFSGAIASNILAHKVFDEEMDKSPCNIFSRIQISQNNPTKLPVSPCNSPVIAAAAAASSPRGFKASSMASIDMINTNTSKTCLIDNAGPVQISPPRNLGIKRRKSQAKKVVCIPAPAAANSRPSGEVVPSDLWAWRKYGQKPIKGSPYPRGYYRCSSSKGCSARKQVERSRTDPNMLVITYTSEHNHPWPTQRNALAGSTRSQPPKNNAGASKSSLSCRAQKTANTAEEYKENSNDTLSPTMVGGSSTASAPVKEEVEDIEKQMEIDDTDRFSEGFPQSYRPAMPAESNQSEDFFADLGEIEADPLDLLFSQGFTEDVQKENKALDPFGLFDWSGDTNTNISFGEANRGL; encoded by the exons ATGTGCAGTTTCTTTGGCTTGGAAATGGACAACTATCAAGGTGATTTAACAGATATAGTTAGAGCCAGCGCTGGAGCTTTAGGCCAATCTGATGCTCCTGTATCCAACTGGGAATTCCCATCTAAACCGCTCaatctttctttttcttcatcaGCTGCTATGGAGGATAACAGGGATAATGTTTTTGGCGATCCTTTCTGTAACATGAGAGATCCGCTTCTTCATGAGCTCAACGTCGCCGCTACTTCTGGCTATTTCAGCAGTCCAAATTCTACAGATCATATGCTTAGTTCTAGTCTTGATGGTACTAGTAATGATTTTTCTGGTGCAATTGCTAGTAATATTCTCGCGCATAAAGTCTTTGACGAGGAGATGGATAAGAGTCCTTGTAATATATTTTCAAGAATTCAGATCTCGCAGAACAATCCCACCAAGTTGCCTGTTTCACCTTGTAATTCTCCTGTTATTgcagctgctgctgctgcttcttCACCGAGAGGTTTTAAGGCTTCTTCTATGGCTTCAATCGACATGATTAATACTAATACTTCCAAAACTTGCTTGATTGACAACGCTGGACCGGTGCAGATCTCACCTCCAAGGAATCTGGGTATCAAGAGAAG GAAGAGCCAGGCAAAGAAGGTGGTTTGTATTCCAGCACCAGCAGCTGCAAACAGCAGGCCTAGTGGAGAAGTAGTACCGTCAGATTTATGGGCATGGAGAAAATATGGTCAGAAACCCATCAAAGGTTCTCCTTACCCAAG GGGATACTACAGATGCAGCAGCTCGAAGGGTTGCTCAGCAAGGAAACAAGTGGAGCGTAGCCGAACTGATCCCAACATGTTGGTTATCACCTATACTTCTGAGCACAACCATCCATGGCCAACTCAGAGGAATGCTCTTGCTGGGTCGACAAGGTCTCAGCCACCAAAGAACAATGCTGGTGCTTCGAAGAGCTCCCTAAGTTGTCGAGCCCAAAAGACAGCAAATACTGCGGAAGAATATAAGGAGAACAGTAATGATACATTGTCTCCAACCATGGTCGGCGGTAGCTCAACAGCAAGCGCGCCAGTAAAAGAAGAGGTTGAAGACATTGAGAAGCAAATGGAGATTGATGATACTGATCGATTCAGCGAAGGGTTTCCTCAGAGTTACAGGCCTGCAATGCCTGCAGAGTCTAACCAATCTGAAGATTTCTTTGCTGATTTAGGAGAGATAGAGGCCGACCCACTTGATCTTTTATTCAGCCAAGGATTCACTGAAGATGTACAGAAAGAAAACAAGGCTTTGGATCCATTCGGTCTCTTCGATTGGTCAGGGGACACAAACACCAACATTTCATTTGGAGAAGCCAATAGGGGTTTATAA
- the LOC110633450 gene encoding probable WRKY transcription factor 14 isoform X2, which yields MCSFFGLEMDNYQGDLTDIVRASAGALGQSDAPVSNWEFPSKPLNLSFSSSAAMEDNRDNVFGDPFCNMRDPLLHELNVAATSGYFSSPNSTDHMLSSSLDAAAAASSPRGFKASSMASIDMINTNTSKTCLIDNAGPVQISPPRNLGIKRRKSQAKKVVCIPAPAAANSRPSGEVVPSDLWAWRKYGQKPIKGSPYPRGYYRCSSSKGCSARKQVERSRTDPNMLVITYTSEHNHPWPTQRNALAGSTRSQPPKNNAGASKSSLSCRAQKTANTAEEYKENSNDTLSPTMVGGSSTASAPVKEEVEDIEKQMEIDDTDRFSEGFPQSYRPAMPAESNQSEDFFADLGEIEADPLDLLFSQGFTEDVQKENKALDPFGLFDWSGDTNTNISFGEANRGL from the exons ATGTGCAGTTTCTTTGGCTTGGAAATGGACAACTATCAAGGTGATTTAACAGATATAGTTAGAGCCAGCGCTGGAGCTTTAGGCCAATCTGATGCTCCTGTATCCAACTGGGAATTCCCATCTAAACCGCTCaatctttctttttcttcatcaGCTGCTATGGAGGATAACAGGGATAATGTTTTTGGCGATCCTTTCTGTAACATGAGAGATCCGCTTCTTCATGAGCTCAACGTCGCCGCTACTTCTGGCTATTTCAGCAGTCCAAATTCTACAGATCATATGCTTAGTTCTAGTCTTGATG ctgctgctgctgcttcttCACCGAGAGGTTTTAAGGCTTCTTCTATGGCTTCAATCGACATGATTAATACTAATACTTCCAAAACTTGCTTGATTGACAACGCTGGACCGGTGCAGATCTCACCTCCAAGGAATCTGGGTATCAAGAGAAG GAAGAGCCAGGCAAAGAAGGTGGTTTGTATTCCAGCACCAGCAGCTGCAAACAGCAGGCCTAGTGGAGAAGTAGTACCGTCAGATTTATGGGCATGGAGAAAATATGGTCAGAAACCCATCAAAGGTTCTCCTTACCCAAG GGGATACTACAGATGCAGCAGCTCGAAGGGTTGCTCAGCAAGGAAACAAGTGGAGCGTAGCCGAACTGATCCCAACATGTTGGTTATCACCTATACTTCTGAGCACAACCATCCATGGCCAACTCAGAGGAATGCTCTTGCTGGGTCGACAAGGTCTCAGCCACCAAAGAACAATGCTGGTGCTTCGAAGAGCTCCCTAAGTTGTCGAGCCCAAAAGACAGCAAATACTGCGGAAGAATATAAGGAGAACAGTAATGATACATTGTCTCCAACCATGGTCGGCGGTAGCTCAACAGCAAGCGCGCCAGTAAAAGAAGAGGTTGAAGACATTGAGAAGCAAATGGAGATTGATGATACTGATCGATTCAGCGAAGGGTTTCCTCAGAGTTACAGGCCTGCAATGCCTGCAGAGTCTAACCAATCTGAAGATTTCTTTGCTGATTTAGGAGAGATAGAGGCCGACCCACTTGATCTTTTATTCAGCCAAGGATTCACTGAAGATGTACAGAAAGAAAACAAGGCTTTGGATCCATTCGGTCTCTTCGATTGGTCAGGGGACACAAACACCAACATTTCATTTGGAGAAGCCAATAGGGGTTTATAA